The Ranitomeya imitator isolate aRanImi1 chromosome 6, aRanImi1.pri, whole genome shotgun sequence genome window below encodes:
- the LOC138643592 gene encoding uncharacterized protein gives MSKDSFRYLLRLVEGTISRQDTQLRKSISPEERLLVTLRFLATGETLRSLHFQFRIGVSTLSGIIADTCRALWDNLREEFLPIPTREIWLANAQKFEQVCSFPNCIGAVDGKHIRITKPSRSGSLFFNYKKYFSTVLMAIAGADCRFIAVDIGAFGRANDSRTFKESDMGRRLYNNNFNFPQPRPLPNTDGPALPFVVVGDEAFQMSGNLLKPYSSRGLDRTKTIFNYRLSRARRTVECAFGILVSKWRILGSAINLKIETVDEVVKACVVLHNFIIDKERVNVELDEPIPNPLPDYQAHPLRTTVEIAHMRDQFAAYFVSDVGRVSWQDQMV, from the exons atgtcaaaagacagcttccgatatctgctgcgtctggtggaaggaaccatttccaggcaggacacgcagctccgtaaatcgatttcccctgaggaacgtctgctggtgactctacg tttcctggctaccggagagacattgagatcactgcatttccagtttcggattggagtctccacactgtctgggattattgccgacacttgccgcgcattgtgggacaacctccgggaggaatttttacccatccctacaagagaaatatggcttgccaacgcccaaaaatttgaacaagtgtgttctttccctaactgtattggagccgtggatgggaagcacattaggattaccaagccttcaagaagtggatctcttttttttaattataaaaaatacttttccaccgtgctgatggcaattgcaggtgcggactgcaggtttatcgctgtggacattggagcttttggtcgtgcaaatgattcacggacatttaaggagtctgatatgggccgaagattgtacaataacaattttaatttcccccagccacgacctcttcccaacaccgacggcccggccctgccatttgttgttgttggtgatgaggcttttcaaatgagtggcaacctacttaaaccttactcaagtcgtgggttggaccgcaccaaaactatatttaattacagactgtccagggccagaagaactgtggagtgcgcctttggcatcctggtctccaaatggcgtatcttaggatccgccataaatttgaaaattgagacagtggatgaggtggtgaaggcgtgtgtggttctccacaattttattattgataaagagagagtcaacgtggaacttgatgaacccataccaaatccattgcctgattaccaagctcatcctctgcggacaactgtggagattgctcatatgagggaccaatttgctgcatactttgtttctgatgttggccgtgtttcatggcaagatcaaatggtttaa